In the Sandaracinus amylolyticus genome, AGGAGCGCCCACGACGATTGCTCACCGAAGCCGATCGCGAGCCCGCGGATCTTCGTGCGGAGCTCGGGCGACGAGGCGAGCAGCGCGAGCACGGCATCGCCGTCGGGGCACACGTCGACGAGCGGGAGCGCGCCGTCGTGAGGGCACGCGCTGACGTAGAGATCCTCCACCGGAAGGTGAGCGAGGCAGTCGCGCTGGGCTTCGTCGAGCCCGCCGCGCAGGTGCACGAGCAGTCGATCGGGGCGCAGCTCGGTGACCGCGCGGAGGAGGCTCGGATGGCAGAGCTCCTCGGGCCTCGCGATCAGCGGCTTGTCGCGCAGTGGGCGACCACCGCTCGTGCGGGCGAGCGCCACGAAGATCTCGGGGTTCTCGAGCAGCGAGTGCTCGAGCACGAGGTACGTGCCCTCGGGCCTTCGCGCGGTCACTTCGCCCGGCGCGAATTGCAGCGGCGGCTCCCAGCCGACGTGCGAGTCCCACGAGAGCGCGGTCTCGAGCGCGACGGGCTCGCTCTCGGCGTGCTGCACGGGTGCGGGCTGGGCCGGTGGGCGCGCTTCACCGCCGCCGCACGCAGCGCACAGCGCGAGCACGAGGATCGCGAGCTTCTCGTTCATGAGGCGCGCACACCGAGTACGCCCTTCAGGTGCGGGCCTTCCTCGGGCGCGAACGGGAAGTCCTCGGGCGGCCCGAGATCGCGCAGCGACGCGAGCTCGATGCCGGCGTCGCGTGCGCCCTCGTGCACCTCGGCGCGCAGCGCGCGCTGGGTCATGCGCCGATCGTTCGAGGTCGCGAGGAGCGTCCCGCCCGGCGCGAGCACGCGCAGACACGCCGCGGCGAGGGCGCGCCACTGCTTGCCCGACGACCAGCGCTGGGTCTTCCCGGTGCGCCCCTTCGCCGTGGAGTACGTCGGCGGATCGCAGCACACGAGATCGAACTGCTCGCCGCGCTTCGCGGCACGCGCGAGCCACTCGAAGACGTCGGCGCGCACCGTCCGATGCGCCGCGCGATCCGCGCCCGCGAGATTGAGGTTCGCGCGACCGCGATCGAGCGCGACCCCGCTCGCGTCGACGCTGGTGCTCGACACCGCACCGCCCGCGACCGCGGCGACCGTGAACCCGCACGTGTACGAGAAGAGGTTCAGCACGCGCGCGCCCGCGCTCGCCGCGCGCACCCGCGCGCGGTGCTCGCGCTGGTCGAGGAAGAGCCCGGTCGACATGCCGTCGCCGAGCCGCACGAGGAAGCGCATCCCGTGCTCGCGCACCACGAATTCCTCGGGCGCGGCCGCGCCGATCACCGGCTCGTGCGGCGCGAATTCCGTGCGCGCGACGTCGTCCATCACGTTCGCCTGTCGCGGCCGGCGCTTCACGTACACGCCGCGCACCCCGAGCCCGTCGAGCGCGCGCGCGACCGCGCCTTCGTCGATCGACTCGTCGTAGGTGTGGAGCAGCGCCCAGTCCGCGTAGAGATCGATCGCGACTCCCGGCGCACCGTCGCCCGCCTCGTTCATCAGTCGGAACGCGGTGGTGCGCGCGTCGGGATCACGAAGCGCCGCACGCCCCAGCGCGAAGCGTCGCTGCACCGCCATCTCGAGCGCGTCGTCGAACGCGATCGCGCGGCCGTCCATCCACGCGTCGAGCGCGCGCGGCGGCGGCGCGCTCACGCCGAAGGGCCGCTCCCAGCGCGGATGCACGAGCTCGAGCCGCGACGCGTGCAGCATCAAGCGCGGCGCCGGCGCCCCCGCGTACACACGATCTCCCGCGATCGGCGAGCCGTGGTGTGCGAGCTGCGCGCGGATCTGGTGGGTGCGCCCGGTCTCGATCGTGATCTCGAGGAGCGCGCGCGATCCCCTCCGCTCGATCACGCTCGCGTGGGTGATCGCGTGCTTGCCGCCGGTCTTCACGATCTCGACGCGGCCGCCGCGCAGCGGACCGATCTGATCGCGGAACGTCGCGCGCGCGCCGTGGCGCCAGCCGTCGACGCACGCGAGATAGATCTTCCGCACCGTGTGCTGCGTGAATTGCGGCGCGAGCTCGCCGTTCGCCGCGCGCGACTTCGCGTAGAGCACGACGCCCGACGTGTCCTTGTCGAGCCGCTGGTGGATCCCGACGTACGCCTCGTCGACTCCGTCGCGCTGCTCGAGGAAGCGCGCCAGACGCGTCGGCAGATCGTCCGCCGCGCCCTCGCGCGCCTCTTGGGTGGGCACGCCCGAGGGCTTGTCGATCGCGACGACGTCCTCGTCCTCGTGGACGATCCACCGCGGATCGAGCCACGCGAAGACGCGCTCCCGGAGCGCGCGATCGAGCGGCTCGACGCTCATCGAAGCACTTCAGTAAGCGCGATCGCGCAGCGACTGGGGCAGGAGCGGCGAGGGCTCGCCGCTGCACGTCACCCAGAGCTGGTGGGCCGCGCGCGTCGCCGCGATGTGCAGCAGGTGCCGTGCCTCGTCGCTGTTGCCGTACGACGCGCGCGAGACCTCGAGCAGCACCACGTAGTCGAACTCGAGGCCCTTCACCTGGCGCACGTCGGTGACGTCGATGCCCGGCTTGAACGGGAAGTCCTGCTCCGCGATGCGGCGCAGGTGCGGCACCTCGGCGTTCACGAGCCCGCGGTGGTAGAGGTCCGCCTGCTCGGGATAACGGGCGATCAGCGCGACCGACGCGCGCGGCTCGCTCTGCATCAGCTCGCGCAGCGCCTCGCCGAGGAACGCGACCGCCTCGCCGTTGTGCGCGAAGCGGAAGAGCTCGACCGGCGCGCCGCTGCGGATCGCGTGGCCACCCTGGGGATCCGCGAGCGGACCGAGCACGTCCTGCGCGAACTCGATGATCTGGTGCGTCGAGCGGTACTGCACCTTGAGCGGCTCGACCGTGAGCGGCTCCACCGCGGCCGGCTCACCCGCACGACGCGGCCGGATCGCGTCGAGCAGCTCGGGCCAGCCCTTGAACCCGTTGTCCATGTGGAGCCGCTGCGCGACGTCGCCCGCCATCGTGACGCTGCGCTGCTTGGTCGACGTGCCCATCACGACCGCGAGCTCGACCGGCGAGAGATCCTGCGCCTCGTCGATCAGGATGTGCTCGTAGCGCAGGCGCTCGCGGCCCTTCACCAGCGGACCGCGCAGGCGCTGCACGAGGCGCAGCAGCAGCGCGTCGTCCTCGCGATCGAGCTTCGGCGGCTCGGTCTCGATCGCGCCGTCGATGCCGACCGTGCGATCGTCCTCGCCGTCGTCGCCGTCGTCGTCCTCGTCGTCGTCACCGCCGCCACGCTTGCGCGCGACGAGCTTCGGCTGCGGGACCTCCTCGTCGATCGCGCGCTGGACGTCGTCGGCGGGCGCCTTGCTCTCGCGCTTCTCCTTCG is a window encoding:
- a CDS encoding class I SAM-dependent methyltransferase, whose translation is MSVEPLDRALRERVFAWLDPRWIVHEDEDVVAIDKPSGVPTQEAREGAADDLPTRLARFLEQRDGVDEAYVGIHQRLDKDTSGVVLYAKSRAANGELAPQFTQHTVRKIYLACVDGWRHGARATFRDQIGPLRGGRVEIVKTGGKHAITHASVIERRGSRALLEITIETGRTHQIRAQLAHHGSPIAGDRVYAGAPAPRLMLHASRLELVHPRWERPFGVSAPPPRALDAWMDGRAIAFDDALEMAVQRRFALGRAALRDPDARTTAFRLMNEAGDGAPGVAIDLYADWALLHTYDESIDEGAVARALDGLGVRGVYVKRRPRQANVMDDVARTEFAPHEPVIGAAAPEEFVVREHGMRFLVRLGDGMSTGLFLDQREHRARVRAASAGARVLNLFSYTCGFTVAAVAGGAVSSTSVDASGVALDRGRANLNLAGADRAAHRTVRADVFEWLARAAKRGEQFDLVCCDPPTYSTAKGRTGKTQRWSSGKQWRALAAACLRVLAPGGTLLATSNDRRMTQRALRAEVHEGARDAGIELASLRDLGPPEDFPFAPEEGPHLKGVLGVRAS